One window of Papaver somniferum cultivar HN1 chromosome 9, ASM357369v1, whole genome shotgun sequence genomic DNA carries:
- the LOC113314224 gene encoding mavicyanin-like yields the protein MGLVERVVFFMVLAALCVASSMAEVYKVGDDNGWTTQNMPDYQKWSASKAFKIGDSIVFEYSPKDNNVILVSYDDYKKCNGSSPMKTFTSGKDTIPIMRKEHLFFISGFPDSCIKGQKVDIRVADTSVAPTPPSAQGPSSSAPAPSPSVSVPAPSPNSAMSISKGITGKFGFVILAVVAAVAC from the exons atgGGTCTCGTTGAAAGAGTTGTGTTTTTCATGGTTTTGGCTGCTTTATGTGTTGCTTCTTCAATGGCTGAAGTTTACAAGGTTGGTGATGACAATGGATGGACTACTCAAAACATGCCTGATTACCAAAAATGGTCTGCTTCCAAAGCCTTCAAAATTGGTGATTCCATCG TTTTTGAGTACTCGCCAAAGGATAACAATGTGATTCTAGTGAGTTATGATGACTACAAGAAATGCAACGGTTCATCACCAATGAAAACCTTCACCTCTGGCAAAGATACAATTCCAATTATGCGCAAGGAACACCTTTTCTTCATTTCTGGATTTCCTGACAGCTGTATAAAGGGACAGAAGGTTGATATTAGAGTTGCTGATACCTCTGTAGCTCCAACTCCACCTTCAGCACAAGGACCTTCTTCTTCCGCTCCTGCACCTTCACCATCAGTCAGTGTTCCAGCTCCTTCACCAAACAGTGCTATGTCTATTTCCAAGGGTATTACTGGGAAGTTCGGGTTTGTTATTCTTGCAGTAGTAGCTGCTGTTGCTTGCTAG